One genomic window of Capricornis sumatraensis isolate serow.1 chromosome 15, serow.2, whole genome shotgun sequence includes the following:
- the LOC138091197 gene encoding protein WFDC10B-like: MRAQALLALLLLCVLLLQARGGQHSQKTNHLKAKACTKRPREFTCGNHCSYFRHCPQNTICCSTFCGNICMNVL; encoded by the exons AtgagagcccaggctctgctggCCCTCCTGCTCCTCTGCGTTCTGCTGCTGCAGGCCCGGGGCGGGCAGCACAGCCAGAAGACGAACC ACCTCAAAGCTAAAGCCTGTACGAAGCGGCCCAGGGAGTTTACTTGCGGGAACCACTGTTCATACTTCCGGCACTGTCCACAAAATACCATATGCTGTTCAACCTTCTGCGGGAACATTTGCATGAATGTCCTGTGA